One genomic region from Candidatus Scalindua japonica encodes:
- a CDS encoding NADH-quinone oxidoreductase subunit M, giving the protein MNCSCPILTIVTFLPLFGAIFLLFINGEKQERIKRIALAIAIADFIISLPLFFLFKSDTSEFQFVRDVPWIKEFGINYHVGIDGISLFLFLLTSFLTMICILASWNVKNRIKEYMIAMLILETGMLGVFISLDLFLFYVFWELMLIPMYLLIGVWGGPRRIYATIKFFVYTMAGSVLMLVAILVLYFKYHNATGEYTFDLLKIYNLDIPMGAQFWLFLAFFFAFAIKVPMFPFHTWLPDAHVEAPTAGSVILAGVLLKMGTYGFIRFSLPMFPYASHQFVPLIGWLAVAGIIYGALVAMVQEDLKKLVAYSSVSHLGYVILGIFVFNVQGMQGAILQMINHGLSTGGLFLAVGMLYERRHTRMIADYGGVTKKMPMFAVFFLIMTLSSIGLPGLNGFVGEFLVLLGTFKSNVYLAIFATTGVILSACYMLWMFQRVMFNKITNPENEKLKDINKREWALFLPITILVFWIGIYPKPLLSRMDASVNHLLTQVDEKYKMMLNRSGKSEDGLVVSESKSTDYIKSEGVMSGPSYNHVNEVD; this is encoded by the coding sequence GGGCGATATTTCTTCTCTTCATTAATGGTGAGAAGCAGGAGAGGATCAAGCGTATTGCCCTTGCGATCGCCATAGCGGATTTTATAATTTCACTGCCCCTGTTCTTCTTATTCAAATCAGATACATCTGAATTTCAATTTGTAAGAGATGTACCATGGATAAAAGAATTTGGAATAAATTATCATGTAGGTATTGACGGTATAAGCCTTTTTTTGTTCCTGTTGACAAGTTTCCTTACGATGATTTGCATACTGGCTTCGTGGAATGTAAAAAACAGGATAAAAGAGTATATGATCGCAATGCTTATTCTTGAGACAGGGATGCTGGGAGTATTCATCTCTCTTGACCTCTTTCTCTTTTACGTATTCTGGGAACTAATGCTGATCCCGATGTATCTGTTAATTGGTGTCTGGGGAGGCCCGCGAAGGATTTATGCTACAATAAAGTTTTTCGTCTATACAATGGCGGGTAGTGTTTTGATGCTGGTTGCCATATTGGTCCTTTATTTCAAATATCACAACGCAACAGGTGAATACACATTTGACCTGTTGAAAATATACAACCTTGACATTCCCATGGGGGCCCAATTCTGGCTCTTTCTTGCATTCTTTTTCGCGTTTGCGATAAAGGTACCGATGTTTCCGTTTCATACATGGTTGCCTGATGCTCATGTAGAGGCCCCAACAGCCGGCAGTGTTATACTGGCCGGTGTATTGTTGAAGATGGGGACTTATGGATTTATCCGTTTCAGTTTACCGATGTTTCCTTATGCAAGTCATCAGTTTGTACCTCTTATTGGCTGGCTGGCTGTTGCCGGTATTATTTATGGAGCGCTTGTAGCTATGGTACAGGAAGATCTCAAGAAGCTGGTCGCGTACTCAAGTGTCAGCCATCTTGGCTATGTAATACTGGGTATATTTGTGTTTAATGTCCAGGGAATGCAAGGTGCGATCCTTCAGATGATAAACCATGGCTTGAGTACAGGCGGATTGTTCCTGGCTGTTGGTATGTTATATGAAAGGAGACATACAAGGATGATTGCCGACTATGGCGGTGTTACGAAGAAAATGCCGATGTTCGCGGTCTTCTTTCTGATTATGACATTGTCATCTATCGGGCTGCCAGGGTTAAATGGTTTTGTAGGTGAATTCCTGGTATTACTTGGGACATTTAAGTCAAACGTGTACCTGGCAATTTTTGCGACAACCGGAGTAATTCTTTCAGCATGCTACATGCTCTGGATGTTCCAGAGGGTCATGTTCAATAAAATTACCAACCCGGAAAATGAGAAACTGAAAGATATTAACAAACGTGAATGGGCGCTGTTTTTGCCGATAACGATCCTTGTCTTCTGGATTGGTATTTACCCAAAACCCCTATTGTCACGAATGGATGCATCCGTAAATCATCTCTTAACACAGGTGGATGAAAAATATAAAATGATGTTGAATAGGTCGGGAAAGAGTGAAGATGGACTTGTAGTTAGTGAAAGTAAGAGTACGGATTATATAAAAAGTGAAGGCGTGATGAGTGGGCCTTCATATAACCATGTTAATGAGGTTGATTAG
- a CDS encoding NADH-quinone oxidoreductase subunit N encodes MEIVIPPFDLKSIAPIVIISIAAILILIADVFCRKVFKDSLGYISFLVVAVTGVIAYAQTGQNVYSFSDMFVVDNFSVFFNLVFLFSTSIVILMSDNYIKQEGVNYGEYYTLLLFATVGMMLMAGASDLLTVFLGLEIMSISLYVLAGFTRDKVRSNEASLKYFLLGAFVTGFLLYGIALLYGATGTTNLKEIAAYISENSGFSNPMIIAGASLLIVGFGFKIACVPFHKWSPDVYEGSPTPVTAFMSVGPKAAAFAIFLRVFFVALPDLEQKWSIILWVLAVLTMTVGNLVAISQTNIKRMLAYSSIAHAGYALVAIIVGGDYGIAGLLFYMLAYTFMNLGAFAVIIVLGRKGEENANIEDFSGLGQKHPLLAVVMSIFMFSLAGIPPLIGFMGKFYIFSAAIKSGFLILAIIGVINSVISVYYYLRVTVVIYMKNPEREFTPLSLSPFIIFAILVTVFGTIFFGIFPSKIIAFAQKSAVLF; translated from the coding sequence ATGGAAATAGTTATTCCTCCATTTGATTTAAAAAGTATAGCGCCCATCGTGATAATTTCTATCGCGGCGATATTAATACTTATTGCCGATGTCTTCTGCAGGAAGGTTTTCAAGGATAGTTTAGGATACATAAGTTTTCTCGTAGTTGCTGTTACGGGAGTCATTGCCTATGCACAGACAGGACAAAACGTATACTCATTCAGTGACATGTTTGTCGTAGATAACTTTTCAGTATTCTTCAATCTGGTATTCCTGTTCAGTACGTCTATTGTAATTCTCATGTCTGACAATTATATAAAACAGGAGGGGGTGAATTATGGTGAATACTACACGCTATTACTGTTTGCCACTGTTGGAATGATGCTGATGGCGGGTGCGTCTGACCTGCTCACGGTTTTTCTCGGGCTTGAAATAATGTCAATTTCGCTTTATGTACTGGCCGGTTTCACGCGGGACAAAGTACGTTCAAACGAAGCTTCTTTAAAATACTTTCTGCTTGGGGCGTTTGTAACAGGATTCCTTCTTTATGGTATCGCCTTGTTATACGGAGCGACCGGTACAACCAACCTGAAGGAAATTGCCGCATACATTTCTGAAAATTCCGGATTTTCAAACCCAATGATTATTGCCGGTGCCTCGCTGCTTATAGTTGGTTTTGGATTTAAGATTGCGTGTGTACCTTTTCATAAATGGTCTCCTGACGTTTACGAAGGTTCGCCAACACCGGTTACCGCTTTTATGTCGGTTGGGCCGAAGGCAGCCGCTTTTGCCATTTTTCTGAGAGTCTTTTTCGTGGCCCTGCCAGATCTCGAACAGAAGTGGTCAATAATTCTGTGGGTCCTGGCCGTCCTTACCATGACAGTGGGAAATCTGGTAGCCATTTCACAGACAAATATAAAAAGGATGTTGGCATACTCAAGCATCGCGCATGCGGGGTACGCGCTTGTTGCGATTATTGTTGGAGGTGATTACGGGATTGCTGGCCTGCTGTTCTATATGCTTGCGTATACATTTATGAACCTGGGTGCATTTGCTGTGATCATTGTGCTCGGTAGAAAAGGAGAGGAGAACGCCAATATTGAAGACTTTAGCGGTCTCGGTCAGAAACATCCTCTGCTGGCGGTAGTAATGTCCATATTCATGTTCTCCCTGGCAGGCATACCGCCATTAATAGGGTTTATGGGAAAATTCTACATCTTCAGTGCTGCTATTAAATCTGGATTTCTCATACTGGCGATTATTGGTGTAATCAACAGTGTGATATCCGTTTACTACTATTTAAGAGTTACCGTTGTAATCTATATGAAAAACCCTGAACGAGAATTCACGCCGCTTTCACTTTCACCATTCATCATCTTTGCTATCCTGGTTACCGTCTTCGGCACAATATTTTTCGGTATTTTCCCCTCAAAGATAATCGCGTTCGCCCAGAAGTCTGCTGTTTTGTTTTAA
- a CDS encoding four helix bundle protein produces MSAKYFEDLEAWKLSRKLTNQIYKISNDGRFARDYGLRDQIRRAAVSIMSNIAEGYERNGNQEFIQFLSIAKASCGEVRSQLYVAMDQSYIIKTKSEQLIDECRKLSIMINNFIEYLKGSKYKGTKYKIPEQKTTKEKLDEMVKQIKAKSK; encoded by the coding sequence ATGTCTGCTAAATATTTCGAAGATTTAGAAGCCTGGAAACTGTCAAGAAAATTGACAAATCAGATTTATAAGATAAGTAATGATGGCAGATTTGCCAGAGACTACGGTCTACGTGATCAGATAAGGAGGGCCGCGGTTTCAATCATGTCAAACATTGCTGAAGGATATGAAAGAAACGGTAATCAGGAATTTATTCAATTTCTCTCAATAGCAAAAGCATCATGTGGCGAAGTAAGATCACAACTATACGTCGCTATGGACCAATCCTATATCATCAAAACAAAGAGTGAGCAATTAATTGATGAATGCAGGAAACTTTCAATCATGATAAATAACTTTATTGAGTACCTGAAAGGAAGTAAATATAAAGGTACTAAATACAAGATACCAGAGCAGAAAACCACAAAAGAAAAACTGGATGAAATGGTAAAACAGATTAAAGCAAAGTCTAAGTAA
- the cas6 gene encoding CRISPR-associated endoribonuclease Cas6, which produces MFYQTEIRRSNFRRWLNLNIMKLKISLISDKEVVLPKEFNYITQALIYQLIDKVPAQWLHEDGFKVEKRSFKLFVFSSILEKAKYYKQKVIFTFPHAISFYISSPVSWILEQVAKNTVFPARHLSGGSERIMFGQNKMSISSVEIIKNDEITENKIRINALTPIEIHSTLLKGDGSKKTYYYSPSETEYSELISENLRKKWEAYYKENCPYNITTEPVQIKYCRERIRSFKGTVIKGWTGHFWIEGEPEFLQFAFAVGLGSRNSSGFGFIEKVERAGV; this is translated from the coding sequence ATGTTTTATCAGACAGAAATACGACGCAGTAATTTTCGTCGATGGCTTAACTTGAATATCATGAAATTGAAAATATCTCTTATTTCGGACAAAGAAGTTGTTCTACCAAAAGAGTTTAACTACATAACCCAGGCTCTGATTTATCAGCTTATTGACAAAGTGCCTGCCCAATGGCTGCATGAAGATGGTTTTAAAGTAGAAAAACGATCTTTCAAACTATTTGTATTCTCATCAATTCTTGAAAAAGCTAAATATTATAAGCAAAAGGTGATTTTTACCTTTCCTCACGCAATCAGTTTTTACATTTCTTCCCCTGTTTCCTGGATTCTTGAGCAGGTGGCAAAGAATACGGTTTTCCCTGCCCGACATCTTTCTGGTGGGAGCGAGAGGATAATGTTTGGTCAGAACAAAATGAGTATTTCATCAGTTGAAATCATAAAGAATGATGAAATAACAGAAAACAAGATAAGGATCAACGCTCTGACTCCTATAGAAATCCATTCAACTCTTCTGAAAGGAGACGGCAGTAAAAAAACCTACTACTACTCTCCATCAGAAACAGAGTACAGCGAATTAATAAGCGAAAATCTCAGAAAGAAATGGGAAGCATATTACAAAGAAAATTGTCCATACAATATTACAACCGAACCGGTACAGATTAAATATTGCAGGGAAAGGATAAGGTCTTTCAAAGGCACAGTCATAAAGGGTTGGACAGGCCATTTCTGGATTGAAGGCGAACCGGAGTTCCTGCAGTTTGCATTCGCAGTGGGACTGGGATCGAGGAATAGTAGCGGGTTTGGGTTTATTGAAAAAGTAGAGAGAGCAGGAGTTTAA
- a CDS encoding CRISPR-associated endoribonuclease Cas6: protein MERKPELLQFAITAGLRSRNSSGFGFVEKVEKRKGIKEC from the coding sequence CTGGAAAGAAAACCGGAGTTACTACAATTTGCGATTACGGCTGGATTGAGATCGAGGAATAGCAGCGGGTTTGGGTTTGTTGAAAAAGTGGAGAAAAGAAAGGGAATAAAAGAATGCTGA